Proteins encoded within one genomic window of Aerococcus viridans:
- a CDS encoding zinc-binding dehydrogenase codes for MKAAIFNEPGNMSVTNMDRPQIQAPHDAIIRVVRACVCGSDLWWYRGINDKASGSQTGHEAIGIVEEVGAAVKNVQVGDFVIVPFTNGCGHCAACKAGFDGDCTTFTGGALGFQAEYLRYVSGDWGLVKIPGQPSDYSADMLKSFTTLADVMATGYHAAVTAEVKAGDTVVVVGDGAVGLCGVIGAKLLGAERIIIMSRHKDRQDLALEFGATDIVSERGDEGINRIMELTGEGADAVLECVGSQLAVETAVQLARPGAVVGRVGVPHIDELDTNKLFWKNIGLRGGRAAVTTHDRAVLLDAVLDGRINPGKVFNMSFDLDDVQEAYAAMDERRAIKSLLVISE; via the coding sequence ATGAAAGCAGCAATTTTTAATGAACCAGGAAATATGAGCGTCACTAACATGGACCGACCGCAAATTCAAGCACCACACGATGCCATTATCCGCGTTGTGCGTGCATGTGTTTGTGGATCCGACTTATGGTGGTACCGAGGTATTAATGACAAGGCTTCAGGCTCGCAAACAGGCCACGAAGCGATTGGAATTGTCGAAGAAGTTGGGGCAGCAGTTAAAAATGTCCAAGTAGGTGACTTTGTTATCGTACCATTTACCAATGGTTGCGGACACTGCGCTGCATGTAAGGCAGGATTTGACGGCGATTGCACGACTTTTACAGGTGGCGCCTTAGGTTTCCAAGCTGAATACCTACGTTATGTATCAGGAGACTGGGGGCTTGTGAAAATTCCTGGCCAACCTAGTGACTATTCTGCAGATATGTTGAAGTCATTTACCACCTTGGCAGACGTTATGGCTACCGGTTATCATGCCGCTGTCACTGCTGAAGTGAAAGCTGGCGATACAGTAGTCGTTGTGGGTGACGGGGCAGTTGGTTTGTGTGGTGTTATCGGGGCTAAATTATTAGGAGCTGAACGCATCATTATCATGAGTCGTCACAAAGATCGCCAAGATTTAGCCCTTGAATTTGGGGCAACTGACATTGTTTCTGAGCGTGGAGACGAAGGGATCAACCGAATCATGGAATTGACTGGCGAAGGTGCTGACGCTGTTTTAGAGTGTGTCGGTTCACAATTAGCCGTTGAAACTGCCGTCCAATTGGCGCGTCCAGGTGCCGTCGTTGGCCGGGTTGGTGTGCCACATATCGATGAATTAGATACCAATAAATTATTCTGGAAAAACATCGGCCTTCGTGGTGGCCGTGCAGCTGTGACAACCCATGACCGTGCAGTCTTATTAGATGCCGTTCTTGATGGGCGCATCAATCCAGGTAAGGTATTCAACATGTCCTTTGATTTAGATGACGTGCAAGAAGCTTATGCAGCAATGGACGAACGCCGTGCCATTAAATCTTTACTCGTTATTTCTGAATAA
- the ftsH gene encoding ATP-dependent zinc metalloprotease FtsH, translated as MSKNKKQNKNRKKGFNFGNSPNGGGYFNFMNAFWWIILVILGLNLLFPAITGMQVEEVPYSSFVSQVDAGQVESVEINQYDLTWTAETDGETQVYTTGKVDDPDLVNRLESNNVTYQTEIYQPTSPIISFLLTFILPFAVIYWLMGKLMRKMTGGSDSKIDLSGGGFGGMNFGKSDAKMYVKSDNSRNFKDVAGQDEAKESLVEVVDYLKEPKKYQEIGAQAPRGVLLVGPPGTGKTLMAKAVAGEAGVPFFSIAGSEFVEMFVGRGAAKVRDLFKQANDKAPCIVFIDEIDTIGKSRDNSYSTNDEREQTLNQLLTEMDGFEGDKGVIILAATNRPESLDKALLRPGRFDRQVSMELPDLKGREEILRVHAKEYKMGQNIDYRYIARATAGASGADLANIINEAGLRAVRNKHKEISQIDLDESVDVVLAGQIKKNDILSPEERRVVSYHEIGHALVAAQQSGSAPVEKITIIPRTSGALGYTMQVETGEKSLYTKQELYNQLMTLAGGRAAEEVVFGEITTGASNDIEKMTKIARSMVTQYGMSDTFGMMQLESRTNRYLSDNTQSQVSGGTAEKADQEVIELIKRAHQEAGEILMNNREKLDELSEYLIQEETITGQQFMQILNK; from the coding sequence ATGAGCAAAAATAAAAAACAGAATAAAAATCGGAAGAAAGGGTTTAATTTTGGGAACTCACCTAATGGTGGTGGTTATTTCAACTTTATGAATGCCTTCTGGTGGATTATATTGGTAATCCTTGGTTTGAATTTATTATTCCCAGCCATTACTGGGATGCAGGTGGAAGAAGTGCCGTATTCTTCATTTGTGAGCCAAGTAGATGCTGGCCAGGTAGAAAGTGTTGAAATTAATCAATATGATTTAACTTGGACCGCTGAAACGGACGGCGAAACGCAAGTATATACAACTGGTAAGGTGGATGATCCTGATTTAGTTAACCGTTTGGAATCGAACAATGTGACCTACCAAACGGAAATCTACCAACCAACTTCGCCGATCATCTCATTCTTATTAACCTTTATTTTACCATTTGCCGTTATCTACTGGTTAATGGGTAAATTAATGCGGAAGATGACAGGTGGTTCCGATTCTAAAATCGACCTATCTGGTGGTGGATTTGGTGGTATGAACTTTGGTAAGTCAGATGCCAAAATGTATGTAAAATCAGATAATTCACGAAACTTTAAAGATGTGGCTGGTCAAGATGAAGCCAAAGAGTCTTTAGTTGAAGTGGTAGATTACTTGAAGGAACCGAAGAAATACCAAGAAATTGGTGCCCAAGCACCGCGTGGTGTCTTACTAGTAGGACCTCCAGGGACAGGTAAAACTTTGATGGCCAAAGCCGTTGCTGGTGAAGCTGGTGTCCCATTCTTCTCTATCGCAGGTTCTGAATTTGTTGAGATGTTTGTTGGACGAGGGGCAGCTAAAGTGCGTGACCTCTTTAAACAAGCCAACGATAAAGCGCCATGTATCGTATTCATTGATGAGATTGATACTATTGGTAAATCTCGTGACAATTCTTATTCAACCAATGACGAACGTGAGCAGACTTTAAACCAGTTGCTTACTGAAATGGATGGGTTCGAAGGCGACAAGGGTGTTATCATCCTAGCTGCAACTAACCGCCCTGAATCATTAGATAAAGCCTTGTTACGTCCTGGCCGTTTTGACCGTCAAGTGTCTATGGAATTGCCTGACTTAAAAGGCCGTGAAGAAATTCTTCGTGTCCACGCTAAAGAATATAAGATGGGTCAAAATATCGATTACCGTTACATTGCACGTGCAACTGCTGGGGCATCCGGTGCCGACCTTGCCAACATCATTAACGAAGCGGGGCTACGTGCCGTTCGCAACAAACACAAGGAAATTAGCCAAATTGACTTAGATGAATCGGTAGATGTTGTCTTGGCTGGTCAAATCAAGAAGAACGATATCTTATCACCAGAAGAACGTCGCGTCGTTTCTTACCACGAAATTGGTCACGCCCTTGTTGCGGCCCAACAATCTGGTTCAGCGCCAGTTGAGAAGATTACGATTATACCGCGTACGTCAGGTGCCCTTGGGTATACCATGCAGGTTGAAACTGGTGAGAAATCACTTTACACCAAACAAGAGTTGTACAATCAATTGATGACCCTTGCAGGTGGACGTGCCGCTGAAGAAGTGGTCTTTGGTGAAATCACTACCGGAGCTTCAAATGATATTGAAAAAATGACGAAAATTGCCCGTTCTATGGTCACTCAATACGGGATGTCGGATACTTTCGGCATGATGCAATTAGAAAGTCGCACTAATCGTTACTTGTCTGACAATACACAGAGTCAGGTATCCGGTGGTACCGCTGAAAAAGCAGATCAAGAAGTCATTGAATTGATCAAACGTGCCCATCAAGAAGCCGGCGAAATCTTGATGAATAACCGCGAAAAATTGGATGAGCTGTCTGAATACTTAATTCAAGAAGAAACCATTACCGGTCAACAATTCATGCAAATTTTAAATAAATAA
- the dcd gene encoding dCTP deaminase, whose amino-acid sequence MILSGKKIAEEQGIGIKITPFNESQVNPNSYNLRLSNELAYYEDDVLDMKKKPTLKSIQIPEEGYLLEPGKLYLGRTVEYTETDKYVPMLEGRSSIGRLGLYIHVTAGFGDVGFSGYWTLEMHCLQPIRIYPNVEICQIYYHTINGEYNLYSSGKYANNQGIQESRLYQDFIQ is encoded by the coding sequence ATGATTTTATCAGGTAAGAAAATTGCTGAAGAGCAAGGAATTGGCATTAAAATAACGCCATTTAATGAAAGTCAGGTTAATCCCAATTCTTATAACTTGAGACTTTCAAATGAATTGGCCTATTACGAAGATGATGTGTTGGATATGAAGAAAAAACCAACCTTGAAATCGATTCAAATTCCTGAAGAAGGTTATTTATTAGAACCAGGCAAATTGTATTTAGGCCGTACAGTGGAATATACTGAAACGGATAAATATGTACCCATGCTTGAAGGCCGTTCATCAATTGGTCGTTTAGGTTTGTATATCCATGTGACGGCTGGGTTTGGGGATGTTGGTTTCTCTGGTTACTGGACCTTAGAAATGCACTGTTTACAGCCAATCCGCATCTATCCAAATGTTGAAATTTGCCAGATTTACTATCATACAATTAACGGTGAATATAATTTATATTCTTCTGGAAAATATGCCAACAACCAAGGGATTCAAGAATCACGCTTGTACCAAGATTTCATCCAATAA
- a CDS encoding IS3 family transposase (programmed frameshift): MAKYSLEFKLEIVKHYLGNYGGYLAVAKKYNIQDSIVRRWVNSYQQFGIEGLKRSKNQTHYAVDFKLSAVKLYETTEMSYREVANSLGMNNPSLICNWRTTILKKGADGLSEQRGRPPKMGKRKKADKKVFQDPKNITREDVNVECLRQLENENRDLRIENEFLKELGRLQEAEKQQQRNKVPAIYNLHTISKFKLVDILRVTGFPKATYHYIRKQSKRPDKDKVYKDALLKLREKNKDYGYKRLTPELKKLGYHINRKKVLRLMRELGILVTTFSHKSRKYKSYKGTVGKVASNRLKRRFNTSVPHQKITTDTTEFKYYYMDQLGNTQTGRLYLDPYMDLFNSEIISFQITKRPNGESMMEALKAAIERTNDCIFRRTFHSDQGWAYQMKRYSKTLKDNDIFQSMSRKGNCYDNSPMENFFSILKQEMYYGQTYHSFEELAESITNYINYYNEERIKEKLEWLSPVQYRSQYTNSIVFS, from the exons ATGGCAAAATATTCACTAGAATTTAAATTGGAAATTGTAAAACATTATCTGGGGAACTATGGTGGCTACCTAGCGGTAGCAAAGAAATATAATATACAAGATTCTATTGTAAGAAGATGGGTTAATAGCTATCAACAATTTGGAATCGAAGGACTAAAACGTAGTAAGAATCAAACTCATTACGCTGTTGATTTTAAGCTTAGTGCTGTAAAATTATATGAAACAACAGAGATGAGTTATCGAGAAGTAGCCAATTCATTAGGGATGAATAACCCTAGTTTAATTTGTAATTGGCGTACTACTATCCTCAAGAAAGGCGCCGATGGCTTATCAGAACAGAGAGGTAGGCCACCGAAAATGGGTAAACGGAAGAAAGCTGATAAGAAAGTATTTCAGGATCCAAAGAATATAACTAGAGAAGATGTAAACGTTGAGTGTCTGAGACAACTTGAAAACGAAAATCGTGATTTGAGAATCGAGAATGAATTTTTAAAGGAATTAGGGAGATTGCAGGAAGCAGAGAAACAGCAACAAAGAAACAAA GTTCCAGCAATCTACAATCTCCATACTATTAGTAAATTCAAATTAGTTGATATTTTGAGAGTAACTGGCTTTCCAAAGGCAACTTATCACTATATTAGGAAGCAATCTAAACGCCCAGACAAGGATAAGGTTTACAAAGACGCATTACTAAAACTAAGAGAGAAAAATAAAGATTATGGGTATAAAAGACTGACTCCCGAGTTAAAAAAATTAGGTTATCATATAAATCGGAAGAAAGTATTACGCTTAATGCGTGAATTAGGCATTCTTGTAACTACCTTCTCACACAAAAGCAGAAAGTATAAGTCTTATAAGGGAACTGTAGGGAAAGTAGCATCAAATCGTTTAAAACGACGTTTTAACACATCAGTTCCACATCAAAAAATTACGACTGATACAACTGAATTCAAATACTATTATATGGACCAGTTAGGCAACACTCAGACAGGCAGACTTTATTTAGATCCTTATATGGATTTATTCAATAGCGAAATCATCAGTTTTCAAATAACAAAACGGCCTAACGGTGAAAGTATGATGGAAGCTTTGAAGGCAGCTATAGAACGTACAAATGATTGCATATTCAGAAGAACTTTTCATTCAGACCAAGGCTGGGCTTATCAAATGAAACGGTATTCAAAAACTTTAAAAGATAATGATATCTTCCAAAGTATGTCTAGAAAAGGGAATTGTTATGACAATTCACCAATGGAAAATTTCTTTAGTATACTCAAACAAGAAATGTATTATGGTCAAACTTATCATAGTTTTGAAGAATTGGCCGAATCAATTACCAACTATATTAACTATTATAATGAAGAACGAATTAAAGAGAAACTAGAATGGCTAAGCCCCGTCCAGTATCGCAGCCAATATACTAATTCCATTGTCTTTTCATAG